The DNA region CTGGCTGTGGGCTGGTTTCCTTCCACCCCCACATCTGCTGATGAAAAGGGGAAGTAGGGCTGGGCTCTGGCCACAACCTCAGCCAAGGAACTTCCAACAACAGGTGGGAAAGCAGCATGCCCAGGGTCCTAGAAACCCCCAAGTGGGACTGGTTGGGTGGGGTTGCCTTTGTGCTGAAACTTCAGCACGTCCATCAGAGGATTCTCAAGGGGGAGATGCTTGGTTGTGGCAGGTTGGAGGATTCCCAGTCTGGAGGAGATTGGGGTTAGGAGCTAAGGTAAGATTGCTGGGAGTTGGGTGGGAGTCCCCAGTGGGTGATGGCTGGGTCCTCTATGCCCACTGCCCTGAGATGGGAATAGGTAGTACCTAATACTTAAGCTTACTCTATGCCAGGTGCCAGGTGTTCTAAATGCTCTACTTCCAGTAATGGTTTTACTTCTCCACAATAACCTTCTAagacaggtactattattatcccattttacagatgggaaaagagaGGGCAAGAAGATGGCAGAGATGGGATATAAATCCACGCAGTCCGGCTCCAGAGTCCTCGCTGTAGCCATCTTGAGGCCTTGTGGCCTCTCTGATAACGGGCCAGGAGCTGGTCTGGGGGCTGGAGAGTAGATTCCTGGCTTCCAAAGGGGACTGGGGATCCTATGCCCCCACATCCACTGCTTCCTTCTTCTGACCCGGTTTCCTGGCAAGTGCGGCAGAGGCGCTGTGGCAGGAAGTCCTGTGGTCATGGCCCCCCAGAAGGCAGGCTCCGCCAGGATGGGGCCCCTAGGCCTCCTCCTGACTGCCGTGCTGCTCCTGGCCCAGGCGGCGCCGAGGAAGGCCTCTCAGCACTGCAGCCGCCTCGAGTACTGGAACCCTGACGACCTGTGCAGTGGCAGCTGCCTGCAGCGCTTCGGGCCGCCCCCTGCTCGGGTAAGGAGCGGGGACTGGGCGTTTGCATATGTTCAGGCGGAGTTAAGGGGTGatagggaagggggaaggggcgaGGTCTGTGGGGTGTGACCCGTGAGGCTTGCTTCGGGGTAGGGGCGGTGGGCCGTACGTAGACGAAGGGGGGATGGGGGGCTGAGCCTGCGAAGAAAGGGACAGTGTGAGTTAAGAGGGTCATGGTTAAGGGGTGTGGCCGGTTAGACAGGCGGGAACCGGGAGGCGAGGAAGAGGTGGGCGGGGGAATGAAAGGAGCGGGGCCTGTGTAGAGAAGGTTGGGAGACTGGCAgggctagtgtgtgtgtgtgtgggggggggggggggaggaatagAGAGGTGGGCACGTCCGCTGATAGGTTGGGTGAGTACAGTGCAAGGGGCGGGGACTGCTGGGATAGGACAAAGGGGAAAGCACGTACTAGCGCAGAGGAGGCAGGTTTGGCGGCTGCACGTGAGACGCTGTGTCCCACCAGACTGAATTTTCGGAAAACTGCCGGCCGGATGATGCGGGCAATCACGTAACGCACCCCTTCAAAGAGTGTCCTCCTGGGCAGTGCAACCCCAACACCGAGGGGCTAGGTAGCCCTTGTGGCGGCGGAGCAACGGCCCCCACTTCCTTGGGGAGCCGCGGCGGGACCCGGAGGCGCGGCAGACAGGTGCTGGTTGGGCTCCGGAGGGCCTGGGCAAGGTGCAGCCTGCCGGagtggggcgggggctgggggcgtgGCTTGGGGTCGGATGGGCGGGGTCTGTATCAAGGGAAGGGAGGGTTTAACCTAACTGAAGAGGATAGGGATGGGGGCACAGTATTAATAGTATCAGGGGTTAAAGGAGTCGGGGTGGGAGGGCTGGATCAGGCGGGGATGTGGCCCCATTGAGGGATTTAAGGATGGGAAGTTTGTGCTGAGGAGGCAGGAGTAGGGCATGCTTCCCACTTTATTTCCAGAAGCCGGTCCCTAACAAGGAGCCCTGCCCCCTGACACGTGGAAAACTGAGCGTCCTTAGTTCCCAGGAGCCCAGCTCACCGGCGATCCCCAGTCTCCCGTGGACATCTGAGCACAAAGTCCCTCAGCAGGCCTGGCCGAGTTGGAGTTTTGACCTGTCCCTGGTGCTGGTTCTGCTCGTGACCTCAGCAGTAATTCTCCTGCTCGCCCTGCAAAGGCACCGCCGTCGCCACCACCAGGGGAAGGCCGTCCAACACCCCTATCCTGGCTTGGTTTGCAACGACCTGAACACCCACATCCTATTCTCCTTGCACTCGTCCCCTCCAGGCTCCCTGGAGGCTTCAGAGGCAGGGTACTCAGGGAAGGAGGTCCCTCTGCCTCCACTCCTAGGCAGGGGTTAGTTGAGGATACACCAAggagcggggggggggcggggaggtgggctGGAAGCTTGCGCCTCCTCCCCTTCACCCCTCCCTTTGTCTCCTAGAGCTGCCAAGTCTGGAATCACAGCCGCTGTCTCGCCTCCTGGATGAGCTGGAAGTGCTGGAGGAGCTGATCGTGCTGCTGGATCCTGAGCCTGGGCCAGGTTGGGGGAGAGCCTGTGGCAGCACTCGACACCTGGCTGCAAAATATGGACTGCCTGCTGCCTGGTCCACTCCCGCCTACTCCCTGCGGCCCAGTCGCTGGCCTCGGCGGGCCgtgatggagatggtggtggcAAGGGAGCCCTCTGCCTCTCTGGGCCAGCTTGGCGCACACCTGCCCAGAGAGGGCGGGCAGATGCACTGCGGGTGCTGTCCAAGCTTGGCTGAGCTGGGGCCTGCCCGGCCTAGTACCcgataaaaataaagtttccatTGAAGTAAGTGCCTGCTGTCCCTGGGCCTCATCACGGGTCCTCTTAAAATAGTCTTAATTGGGCCAAAACCCAACAGACATCCTCTCACTCCCCTCCCCATTCAGGGAATGGGCCaatcccaccacacacacaagaCCAGATGTGGGTTACCTCTGGGCAACCAGGGTCCCCTCTGAGAAATGGCCCTGCTACCCTTGGGAGGGTTCATCTATAGGGACCCATCTGAGTTCTAACTTGGAATAGGTGTTACATTTATGCTCTGAGCCTTAAGAGACCCCCACAGTTTACTTCTAATTCTGAACGATGCCCTCTCGCCTTCCCTGGCTCAGGATGAGTGTGGGGCGCAGAGGAACAGAAGCTCCTACCTGCCCCCAGCACCATACAAATGGAAGACCAACCTCTCCAAACATTGACAGACTTTATTGTGGGGGGTTCCCACCTGGGATCCCACCCTCTTAAATAAAAAAGTGCATAGAAAAGGAGGGATTTAGAAACTTTTGTACAATATCTACATCCTGGGCCCCCAGGGAAAGAAGGGGGCGATTGCTgggtgggctggaggggtggAGGCAGGGCCCTTGCCACCTGCATGCCCACATCCACCCTGAACATGAGGGTGGGGTGAGATGCTCTGGGAGGGACGAGGGGCAAGATGGCAGCGGGGGGCGTGGCAGGCAGCCACAGCTTCAGTTAAGGAACCGACGGCAGCGCTTGGCGCCACAGTTGCAGGGCAGCTTGTTGCTGGCATCCTCAATGGGGAACTTGTAGTCATAGGTGAGCTCCTCGCCACGCAGGATGCGGCGCAGGGCGAAGATGACGATGTGCTTCTGGCCCTCCACGTGGATGACTCGAGAGAAGCAGTTGGGCTCACACGAGTGGTTGATGAAGCGGGCCGCATTGCCATGCATGGTGGCATCCACCACGTCAAAGTCATCCATGCGGAACATGTAGCACCCAATGCCCTACAGGGATAGGGTGGGGCAGTCAGGGGCTCTGTTCCCATGGACCACACCGTTTCACCCGTCTCATTCCCATCGCCTGGCAGAGCCTACCTTCCCATCATAGAACTTCTCCCGCTTGTCAGTCAGCACAGAGCGAATGACAATACCAGAGTACTCAATGACCATCTCGCCGGCATCGATGTTGCGTTTACAGAACAGGCCCCGCCCGTGGATGGCAGATCTGCAGGGTTGCATGGGCAAGGGGGAGGtcagggggcagggggacagaACCAAGGCAGTCCCGCACTAGGGCACCTATCCATCCACCCAAGGGGCATCCTCCCCCCGACCCCACTGACCTGTAGACACCCACAGCCTCTTTGGATGTCTTCTTGAGGTGGCGAAAGCGCATGGCCATGGGCAGCTCCAGACTGGTGGCGCGTCTGGTGGGGGACGGCAGCGTCACATAGGTTGGTACCCAGGAATGACCTCTCTTGCCCCGATCACCCTCTTTTGGACCTTTCCAGACCATCTCCAGTACCCTGGCCTGCCCTCCATACCTGGTTGACCTGAGCTGCACCTCATCCTCTTCCTCGTCACAGGTGGCTCCCTCAGGGAGCACCCGGTGCTGGGAGGCCAGGAAGTTGAACATGTCAAAGGTGCACTTcctgcaggtgggagggaggaaaggaagaaggttCACACCGATTCTTCCAAGAAGATGCTACCCATCTATTCTCTGGCCCGGGCCTGCTGCCGGTAGGGTAGGAGCAATACTGCTACTACTGAAGACACAGCAAAAGGGGAACAGATGAAGTTCATTCTTCTGATGTGAACTCTAGGAATAACTTCTGGAGTGGCCTAGTATCTTCTCCTCAGACCTCAGTTTCTAATCTGTAAAGACTTAATTCCCACCCTTGAGAACTCCTATAGGGCTACCCCGACTCAGGCACCACACCCCAGACCTCTCACCGGAGATAGACCTCAGCGCGGGCTGCCCCATGGGGATTCAGGGGTGGCTCCTCCTGGCCCTCTCCCTGCTGGTGGTAGCGGAATTTATAGTGCTGGCAGCGCTGAGCTCCGGGCAGTTGCTCTGCCAGGAAGATGACAGCATCGTGGTGGATGCCCAGGAGCCTTGCCCCACTCATTCCTGGGGAGAGTCAAAAGTGAGGACACGTAAGTCATGTCGGAGGCCCATCCTGCCAACAGGGAGTCATCCCGGCCCCCAGCATCCCTGTGAAACCCCTGTTACCACTAAAGGAGAGATGTCTGAGCCGGGCATGCCCTCGGGCCTCTTGCACCTTCTCAATCAGAATTCTCCATGcccctggggagagggcagggccagAGCTGTCAGGATGGTGTTCTACGGGACACCTTCCCTCCCTGTCAATGCTACTCCCAAACTCACCCTCCAAGCTCTCGGCCTCCACGCTGAACCCATCCTCACTGCTGATCTCGAAACGCAGGTGTGGGCCAGCCCGTTTAGGGGCCTGGTTCTCTTTGTCCTCTGGGGATGGAGGCTCTTCCTCAGAGCTTGAAGCCTCACCTGGTCCCAAGGAGCAGATCAGAGTTGGTGAGGGTCACCCCTCCTGGACTCAAAAGCCCCTGGTTcccctctgcccttccttcctcccagcgTATAGGCACAGTTGCTAGGTCTGAGGGCCTTCCTCCTGCAATATTTGCCCAGTGAACCCTAAAGAATGGACATTATTTTTTCTAGAGGGCCTACAGTCCCTTTACTGCAGGACATGCTTATGGCTCACTCAAACTCAGTCTACCGTAAATGCCGATCTACTCCTCATTTTTCTGCATCtcacacaaaatttaaaatactggaGAACTACTATattttgcacatttatttttcttatgtgcaCCACATTTCTGTAAAGATTACCAGTATATTATTATAAAGGCCCATACTCACAGAATCAAGTATATGTACACTATGAGGGATTTCTCAGGggctaaaaattttaaagctagaACAGATAGGACTAGCTGACACAGGTGAGGTGGATGTGAGAGAAAACGGGGATCAAGGACAATTCTTGAGGTGTGGAGCCTGAACAATTGGAAGGATAAAATGCTCACTGACTGAGATGGTTGGTGAAGGTGAGGGAGAAACGAGTTTGGGGTGAAGGTCGAGAACTGTTTGGAACATGTTGAGCCTGAGATTCCTCTTAGAAAACCTCCCCTTTCAACTTGCTTGTGGAGATGGCGAACAGGCAGCAGGATATAAGAGCCTGGCTAGTGATTTGGGGGCTATCAGAATTAGAGATGGGGTTTAGAGCCAGGAAGCTAGACAAGAGCACTTGGGAGTGAGTGGAGATTAGAGAAGTCAAGGCCAGGGCCCTGGGACACACCAAAGCTGACAGGCTGGGGCAGTGAGGAGGCACAGCCATAGGTGAGGAGACGGCTGGGGTGCTGGAAGCCAGGAAAGGAAGTGCTTCAAGGAGGGAGGGATCAGCACACCAAATGCTGCTACTGGCTCAAGCAGGATGTGGACTGAGGCCTGACCATTGTACCGGGGttgagtggggtggggggcatacGTTTGAGTGGAGCATACTTTAGGAGGGGCAGGAGTCACACAGCCATACTTTCTCCCCACAGAACTGCTCTGGGCCAACCTGCCTATATGCCCTTCCAGCCCTAAGCAAGACTCTAAACCTAACTCTTGCCGTGTCCCCCACATCATCTCCGGGCCTCGCAATGCCCTAGGGTCCACCTCTGACTTCTGCCACCTTTCCCCATCCTCACTTCCATTCTGTTCCCTGAGCACAACCACAGAGGCCTCGCCTGGGCACACtctcactttcttctttctcatggtgCTCATCCTAAGCTAGAATGCGCTTGTTAATTATGCATCTGTTTCCTCTAGCAAAATGTGGTCTGGTCCCTATGGGCAGGGACCTGTCTGTCATGGTCACTGCCATATCCTCATGCCATCTCCGACCCCTGTAAGTAGCCTTTCAGTTAAACAGTCTCAGTCTACTTCATTCCACTTCCATACTCAGCAGCTTAGCTCTACATAATGAGAAGATCCACACATCTGGACAGGACGTGGGGCCACAAGGAATTCCGAGCCTCAGGCTGCTCAATTATCAGCTTACTTGGCTGTAGCCTACTCCCTCTCCCACTGCCCTCCATGACCAACAGAGCACTGCCCTTCCAGCTTCACTGAGTCCATCAGCCAGAACTGCTCCACGTGCCCCCATCCTGCATACTGATGTCTCGTATCTCTGCAAGTACAGGCATAACTCGGAGATACTGCGGGTTCAATTCCAGACCACGGCAATAGagcgaatattgcaataaagtgagtcacacaaatcttttagtttcccagtgcatatacaagttatgtttatactatactgtagtctagtaagtaagtgtgcaacagcattatgtctaaaaaaacaatgtacataccttaattaaaaaatactttattgctaaaaaaatgctaaacatcatgtgagccttcagggagttgtaatctttttgcgaGAGTAAcagcaaagatcactgatcacagatcaccgtaacaaataatgaaacagtttGAAGTATTAAGAAAATTACCaaagtgtgacacagagacacaaagtgagcaaatactgttggaaacatgacgctgatagacttgctccatGCAGGGTTTCcaaaaaccttcaatttgtaaaaaacgtgACAAAGAAAAAgggcaataaaacgaggtatgcctgtacgcCTTCCTCATGTCCTTCCCTCCATCTCAGGGGTCTCTTATGCGAACCTGACCGCTatgtctcctcccacctccttttcCATCCACGAGTCCCCTCCACCCTcattcttgcttttgctgtcacagccctcacaccaaaccCCTCTGAgctgctccccccaacccccaacccccaccccagaCTCTTAACTGAGCTTTTTGGCAAGGTGCCTGACTGCTGTTCTGGCTTCCTCATCAAACACTGTTTGGACTCGGACACAACATCCTCCCTACCCTGTGCCACCTGCCCAGACAGTACACCAATCCTAGACCCCACATGCCTGGTGTTGTGTGTGGCAGTTGGCACTGCTGACCACTCCCTTCCCTGAGCCTCTGGGACACCACCCGCCTCTGATCTCCTTCCCACTGTTCTtgtccttcctctgggtcctAGGTGGGCTCCATCCTCTGTGGATGATCCCCAGAACTTCATCTCTGGCTTTACTAGGTACCTAACCTCTGACCCTGGTACACTAGCCCCTGAAGCCCTTCCTTGGGCTCTTGGGCACACTGAACAGGCATGTGTCTGTTTCTGACACAGGCCATAAGCTCCCAAGGGTGTCTCTGTAACTCTAACACCCAGCCTCAGGCTCGTACCCAGGTAGGTGTGCAATGTGCAACACCCAgtgcattgttttgtttttttttttttaagtggaccaattctgtatctgtgagttacTCAGCTGAGGCAAGCACGGGGAAGGATGCAGTGAGAGGGAAAGGCTGGCCCCTACCTGAGTAGTGGTGCCACTGGGACTCAAGCAGCAGGTCAGGGGGACCATCGGGGGCCCGGGGAGGAGCACCTTCTGGAAGTGGCAGCAGAGGGGACCGGTCCTGGAGGGGCCTGTGAGGAGAGACCTGTCAGAAGGAGGAAGCGACAGAGGTTCCAGAGCCTCCAGGGAAAGGAGACTGGCCACTCACCTCGGGCTTTCCCCCCAAGTGGGCTCCCCAGGATCATCCAGGTCGAGAACTCCACGCACAGTGGGCGTTTTCATCCTCACTCGGCTAAACCTGGTGCAGGGTGGACCGTGAGAAGGCTGAGGTGCCTTCTCCTGCCCACCTTTCTCCCACTCCGCAGCCTGGGCACGCTCACTCACCCGCTGCCACAAAGCCCTGGACCCTGGGGGGGGTCCTCCGAGGACTCTCCATCTTCCTCCAGCCGGGGAGTTTTGCTTGGGGGAGGTGCTGGTGGGGAACGGCCAGAGAAGGTGGACACCCTTTTGACGCGGATGGCCTGGCGGGGCGGGCTGGGGGGCCCACTGCTCAACACCAGCGTCAGtggaggggggggtgggggaggggcagggcggaCCACCCCTACAACTGGCAACCACACCAGCAGGGGTCCTGGGGGCAGAGTCCAGGAAGCAGGGGCcgtgggggggatgggagggggcagaggtggtTGCTTCACTGGGGGTGAGACAGGTTCACCCTCCCCTGCCATCTTTACGAACACTTGCCCCAGCTTGTTGACAAGGATGATCTTGGATGTGGCAGGTTTGGGGGGCTcgggggcagggcccaggctcaATACCCGGACCCCTGGGGCCCCAGGGAGCCAGGCAAACGTCCGGGTGGGGTCAGCTGGGCTAGGGGGCAGGCCCTGAGGGGGCTGGCTGCCATTGGCCAAGGGAGGTGCTGGGGGGAGCGGCTCCTCTCTAGGCCCAgcgcccccctccccaggcccccctaggttcttcaacaCAAAATCCACGATTTCTGACGGCAAGTCCTCGGGAGGTCGAGCCCTGTCCCCTGCAGCCCCAGTGACCCCAGCCCGGCCTGCTCCTGGCCCTGAAGGTGGAGTCCCCTGGCCCCGAGGCTGCTGGACTGCCTCGGCCTCGCTGTCGGTGCCATCATCCACTCCGTCCAGCTGTTCAATGCGGGGGGCTCCAGGGAGGGCTccaggggccagggcagggccag from Balaenoptera musculus isolate JJ_BM4_2016_0621 chromosome 19, mBalMus1.pri.v3, whole genome shotgun sequence includes:
- the IGFLR1 gene encoding IGF-like family receptor 1 isoform X1; the protein is MAPQKAGSARMGPLGLLLTAVLLLAQAAPRKASQHCSRLEYWNPDDLCSGSCLQRFGPPPARTEFSENCRPDDAGNHVTHPFKECPPGQCNPNTEGLGSPCGGGATAPTSLGSRGGTRRRGRQKPVPNKEPCPLTRGKLSVLSSQEPSSPAIPSLPWTSEHKVPQQAWPSWSFDLSLVLVLLVTSAVILLLALQRHRRRHHQGKAVQHPYPGLVCNDLNTHILFSLHSSPPGSLEASEAGYSGKEVPLPPLLGRELPSLESQPLSRLLDELEVLEELIVLLDPEPGPGWGRACGSTRHLAAKYGLPAAWSTPAYSLRPSRWPRRAVMEMVVAREPSASLGQLGAHLPREGGQMHCGCCPSLAELGPARPSTR
- the IGFLR1 gene encoding IGF-like family receptor 1 isoform X2 → MAPQKAGSARMGPLGLLLTAVLLLAQAAPRKASQHCSRLEYWNPDDLCSGSCLQRFGPPPARTEFSENCRPDDAGNHVTHPFKECPPGQCNPNTEGLGSPCGGGATAPTSLGSRGGTRRRGRQPVPNKEPCPLTRGKLSVLSSQEPSSPAIPSLPWTSEHKVPQQAWPSWSFDLSLVLVLLVTSAVILLLALQRHRRRHHQGKAVQHPYPGLVCNDLNTHILFSLHSSPPGSLEASEAGYSGKEVPLPPLLGRELPSLESQPLSRLLDELEVLEELIVLLDPEPGPGWGRACGSTRHLAAKYGLPAAWSTPAYSLRPSRWPRRAVMEMVVAREPSASLGQLGAHLPREGGQMHCGCCPSLAELGPARPSTR